A window of the Plasmodium knowlesi strain H genome assembly, chromosome: 2 genome harbors these coding sequences:
- a CDS encoding cation transporting ATPase, putative produces the protein MKHKYHVLIYRKKKTHLRLDVLLFFFYAVFLHFILKNEKFYAKPGDYEYLAKLENEVEEAVTFGLHGEEQKQSLDERKVEGSESKDSREFINRKGSANGEEEGSNREGKENTFKPIIIGKYNLIYLFYSIEFVGLLLFIFFHVLTFLLSQWNLSVNLFISFSRLNSSDKDKYLYNVQNKCTHVYIKPLVKRSDKLSVKSKERFNTDYNLYKPKSELVPLKRGKNYIFFFYKHKKYIFNYETLDFESVKHFDNFNLCFYQKWKGLIEYQMGSLYDDENTSATLQRIEENVKNIEKRGINVNTLFCQLEGLYLDKSGRSGINQLAHRNKGGNRLSEEEIEDAYDYIGKERGSEEGTKIGHSIEGSSTIGRSIQGDERKSKKRVHPIEGGRKQNVDQTDPFLSYYKKSNFEIPYDIFVHNNLDKYGENIYDIPSPCFKKLLYEAMLSPFFIFQFFSILLWMLDSYWYFGIFSIFILVMLEGQLINKRIREFNLINSMKVPAQNVYVYRNLQWKIIKSNMLLPGDIYILSNETNSVDNVCTCETLLLEGVCITDESILTGESIPLIKASIDKTEGEEYIQEDTSDNDTCCDWAGHSMEGVSPMGGSKGNSIFTNKIDIKNKHKKHVVYAGSKILLTKNENDQFNNMKIPINGCIGIVLKNGFTTYQGKLVRTIINTSEKVNSSSIDSIIFLFILLLFSLSSCAYVIYSVLQSSHERNLYKLLLSVSHIITAVIPPEFPITLSLGVTISIVYLYNLKIYCTEPFRLPFSGKSNICAFDKTGTLTEDNMIILGLFGFDKNTERINEINESIISKQRVPFLSVAVIAGCHSICTVNNKLLGDPLEKNSFQRLKCMMRSLDKTYVHTNNYHNSASATSSATSTVTTQGSEEKAGKSLGIFSKKAPSTTIKGEKGPCVENFQIYKRFFFSSELQRMTCIILHEGYECDWYGEEFEEVTDPGTCVDTPNGEKNPCNENVATLEGLKKKKKKNDSSKNEPVKQYLAVSKGSPEMMKKFLKKIPANYDQVLNSLSIKGYRVICLAANVLDSKVVSKNVKREDIEKDLHFCGFLTFICPIKASTPSYILDIKQAGIKNVMITGDNALTACQVSQDVNIVPSVKVKDILILKLRENYALHGKTTSTSLTSDGDTFNLCERERAIQLIRNLPLQMKSQQKAGEKLIKMMEKKKASNVLYFINRENKKMLPFIECEEYIKLCEQLFTLCITGDIIEYFLTNYENDMGIFDELIKRGLIFCRVSPKNKEIIIKTLNKLGNITIMCGDGTNDMAALKAAHVGVSLLSIKISYKSARPDDAGANMATQLNGEHANALLGGTHVGSYPGHFNGGATRNYEHRLRSAYDNLNAQYNAASASGANNLANAKYYEQMKLYNERKKQLEHMMQSMDDSLPLIKLGEASIASPFTYKGNDIKCVKEIICCGRCALSKVIMMYKLMIINSLITAFSVSILTLDGVKLSDAQTTVISLLYTSLIVLISKTAPLKNISNYSPPNSLFNISVMSSLISQVFVHFSILIYGWKLACSYRESDYIPDLKGDFSPNLVNTCIYYLIYCINLSIFSCNYEGLPFMTPIHKNKEIVYIFGINFIFLFALVMNIIPYLNYFFSLVSFPNAHLQFVFLSLMILDVVAPYLICGFIRRIRLYAFERFGVSL, from the coding sequence ATGAAACATAAGTACCATGTGCTGATTtatagaaagaagaaaacgcaTTTAAGGTTAGATGTGctgttgtttttcttctacgccgtttttcttcacttcattttgaaaaatgagaaattttATGCGAAGCCGGGTGATTATGAGTACTTAGCcaaattggaaaatgaaGTGGAGGAGGCAGTTACGTTTGGCCTCCATGGGGAGGAGCAGAAGCAATCTTTGGACGAGCGAAAAGTCGAAGGAAGTGAAAGTAAAGACAGTAGAGAATTCATAAATAGGAAGGGAAGTGCAAATGGGGAAGAAGAGGGATCCAACAgagagggaaaggaaaacacaTTCAAGCCGATTATAATAGGAAAGTATAATCTGATCTATCTGTTCTATAGCATCGAGTTTGTTGGtttacttttatttatttttttccacgtgCTAACGTTTCTCCTATCGCAGTGGAACTTGAGCGTTAATTTATTCATCTCCTTTAGTCGCTTAAACAGCAGCGACAAGGACAAGTACTTGTACAACGTGCAGAACAAATGCACCCATGTGTATATTAAGCCACTTGTTAAACGAAGTGACAAATTGTCAGTAAAAAGCAAAGAGAGGTTTAACACAGACTATAATTTGTACAAGCCAAAATCAGAGTTAGTTCCactgaaaaggggaaaaaattatatattttttttttacaaacataagaaatatattttcaattACGAAACATTGGATTTCGAATCGGTTAAGCATTTTGacaattttaatttgtgCTTTTATCAAAAGTGGAAGGGACTCATAGAATATCAAATGGGGTCTCTCTACGATGATGAAAACACCAGCGCAACATTACAACGGatagaagaaaatgtaaaaaatatagagaaGAGGGGAATAAATGTGAATACGCTTTTTTGCCAACTAGAAGGTTTATATCTAgataaaagtggaagaagcgGAATAAACCAATTGGCACACCGCaacaaagggggaaatagaTTATCTGAAGAAGAGATAGAAGATGCTTATGATTACATTgggaaagaaaggggaagtgAGGAAGGGACAAAGATAGGACACTCCATTGAAGGGAGCAGCACGATAGGAAGATCTATTCAGGGTGACGAgcggaaaagtaaaaagagaGTACATCCCAtcgaagggggaaggaaacaaAATGTAGATCAAACAGATCCTTTTCTTTCGTATTACAAAAAGAGCAATTTTGAAATTCCGTATGACATTTTTGTACATAACAATTTGGACAAGtatggagaaaatatatacgacattccttctccctgtTTTAAGAAGTTACTTTATGAGGCCATGTtatccccattttttatttttcaattctttAGCATCCTTCTGTGGATGCTAGACAGCTATTGGTACTTTggcattttctccattttcataTTGGTCATGTTGGAAGGTCAATTGATTAACAAACGAATAAGGGAGTTTAATTTAATAAACAGTATGAAGGTCCCTGCGCaaaatgtgtatgtgtatcgAAATTTGCAATGGAAAATTATCAAGTCGAATATGCTACTACCGGGGGATATTTACATTTTATCCAATGAGACTAATAGTGTGGATAATGTATGTACCTGCGAGACATTACTGTTGGAGGGGGTTTGCATTACGGATGAGTCGATCCTTACTGGGGAATCCATACCTCTGATTAAGGCATCTATTGATAAGACGGAAGGAGAGGAATACATTCAGGAAGATACCAGCGATAATGATACATGTTGTGATTGGGCAGGACATTCTATGGAGGGAGTATCACCCAtgggaggaagtaaaggaaactccatttttacaaacaaaatcgacataaaaaataaacacaaaAAACATGTGGTGTATGCAGGGTCAAAAATTTTACtaacgaaaaatgaaaatgatcaATTTAATAATATGAAGATACCCATTAATGGGTGCATAGGCATTGTTCTGAAAAACGGATTCACCACTTATCAGGGAAAATTAGTGAGGACCATCATTAACACATCGGAGAAAGTGAACTCGTCGAGCATAGATTCGATtatctttcttttcatccttctgttATTTTCATTATCATCATGCGCATACGTAATTTACAGTGTATTGCAGTCTTCTCACGAGAGAAATTTATACAAACTGCTTCTGTCCGTTTCGCATATAATCACTGCAGTCATCCCGCCAGAATTTCCCATAACTTTATCATTAGGAGTTACCATTTCGATAGTCTATCTGTACAACTTAAAGATCTACTGCACGGAACCTTTTAGGTTGCCATTTTCTGGCAAATCTAATATATGTGCTTTTGACAAGACGGGAACCCTGACGGAGGACAATATGATAATTTTGGGTCTCTTCGGTTTTGACAAAAACACGGAGAGGATAaacgaaataaatgaatcCATTATTAGCAAGCAGAGAGTGCCCTTCCTTTCCGTGGCAGTTATCGCGGGATGTCATTCAATATGCACCGTTAACAATAAACTCCTAGGAGATCCTCTGGAAAAGAATTCCTTCCAAAGGTTGAAATGCATGATGAGGAGTTTGGACAAAACCTACGTTCATACGAATAATTATCACAATAGTGCATCTGCGACCTCAAGTGCGACCTCAACTGTTACTACGCAGGGAAGCGAAGAAAAGGCGGGAAAATCCTTGGgcattttttcgaaaaaggcACCCAGCACGACTATTAAGGGGGAGAAAGGCCCATGCGTGGAGAACTTCCAAATTTATAAGaggtttttcttctcatcagAGTTACAAAGAATGACATGCATCATTTTACACGAAGGGTATGAGTGCGACTGGTATGGAGAAGAGTTTGAGGAGGTCACCGACCCCGGTACATGTGTGGACACTCCTAACGGGGAGAAGAATCCCTGTAATGAAAATGTGGCAACGCTAGAAgggttaaaaaagaagaagaaaaaaaatgacagtaGTAAGAACGAACCGGTTAAACAGTACCTTGCGGTTAGTAAGGGATCTCcagaaatgatgaaaaaatttttaaaaaaaattcccgcAAATTATGATCAAGTATTGAATAGCTTATCGATTAAGGGGTACCGTGTCATATGTCTAGCTGCCAATGTGTTGGACAGTAAGGTAGTTtccaaaaatgttaaaagggaagacaTAGAGAAGGATTTACATTTCTGTGGCTTCCTCACATTTATATGTCCAATAAAAGCATCCACTCCGAGTTACATCCTTGATATTAAACAGGCTGGAATTAAAAACGTGATGATAACAGGGGATAATGCGTTGACTGCGTGTCAAGTTTCGCAGGATGTAAACATTGTTCCCTCTGTAAAAGTTAAGGATATACTAATTTTAAAGCTCAGGGAAAATTACGCCTTACATGGGAAGACCACATCGACCAGTTTGACAAGTGACGGAGATACTTTTAACCTATGCGAACGCGAGAGGGCAATCCAACTGATACGAAACCTCCCCCTGCAAATGAAATCCCAACAAAAAGCAGGTGAAAAACTAATCAAaatgatggagaaaaagaaggcgaGCAACGTGCTGTACTTTATCaatagggaaaataaaaaaatgttacccTTTATAGAATGTGAGGAGTACATAAAATTGTGCGAACAACTTTTTACCCTGTGCATCACAGGAGATATAATCGAATATTTCCTGACGAATTATGAGAACGATATGGGTATATTTGACGAACTGATAAAAAGAGGACTGATATTTTGTAGAGTGTctccaaaaaataaagagatAATTATAAAAACTTTGAACAAATTAGGGAATATAACCATTATGTGTGGAGACGGGACGAATGATATGGCGGCATTAAAGGCGGCACATGTTGGAGTGTCCCTACTGAGCATAAAAATAAGTTACAAAAGTGCTAGACCAGATGATGCCGGTGCGAATATGGCTACTCAATTAAATGGAGAACACGCGAATGCGCTTTTGGGTGGTACCCATGTGGGTAGCTACCCTGGCCATTTCAACGGAGGGGCCACCAGAAATTATGAGCACCGATTGCGAAGTGCCTACGATAATTTAAACGCACAATATAACGCAGCATCTGCAAGTGGAGCAAATAACCTGGCAAATGCAAAGTATTATGAACAGATGAAATTATACAATGAGAGGAAAAAGCAATTGGAACATATGATGCAATCAATGGACGACTCCTTACCGCTTATCAAATTGGGAGAAGCAAGCATAGCATCTCCATTTACATATAAAGGAAATGACATAAAATGTgtgaaggaaattatttGTTGCGGAAGGTGTGCCTTATCAAAAGTTATAATGATGTATAAGTTGATGATTATCAATTCTCTCATAACCgctttttctgtttccattttgaccCTAGACGGGGTAAAGTTAAGTGACGCACAGACAACGGTTATTTCGCTACTGTACACATCTCTCATCGTATTAATTTCCAAAACAGCTCCTTTAAAAAACATATCAAATTATTCGCCACCCAATTCCTTATTCAACATTAGCGTTATGAGTTCTTTGATCTCTCAAgtatttgtccatttttctaTCCTCATTTATGGATGGAAGTTGGCTTGTTCGTATAGAGAATCTGATTACATTCCAGACTTGAAAGGAGATTTCTCTCCAAATCTGGTGAACACCTGTATATATTACCTAATTTATTGCATCAacttatccattttttcctgtaaTTATGAAGGGTTACCTTTTATGACCCCTATTCATAAGAATAAAGAGATCGTGTACATTTTTGgtataaattttattttcttgttTGCTCTGGTTATGAATATAATTCCCTACTTGAATTACTTCTTCTCTCTTGTCTCCTTTCCAAATGCGCACCTTCAGTTTGTGTTTTTGTCTTTAATGATTTTGGATGTCGTTGCGCCGTACCTCATTTGCGGCTTCATCAGGCGCATCAGACTCTATGCGTTCGAACGTTTCGGAGTCAGTTTGTGA
- a CDS encoding eukaryotic translation initiation factor 2 subunit alpha, putative has translation MGDLLRSKADLGDCRFYEKKFPEVDDLIMVKVNRIEDMGAYVSILEYNDMEGMILMSELSKRRFRSVNKLIRVGRHEVVLVLRVDSQKGYIDLSKRRVSPKDILKCEEHFSKSKKVHQTVRHVAQKHNMTVEELNRIAIWPLYKKYGHALDALKEATVNPEAVFKGIELNEDVKNSLMADIQLRLAAQALKLRGRIDVWCFSYEGIDAVKEALKKGKEVSNDEVSINIKLIAPPQYVIVTSCQDKDLGMAKIQEAMKVISDKIKEYKGGDFKQQGEILVIGGDDEKRLEELLDKQDDLSSDNEYNSSDDDDENSSDDEENSSDIEEEED, from the exons ATGGGTGACCTTCTGAGGAGCAAAGCCGATTTAGGCGACTGCCGTTTTTATGAGAAGAAGTTTCCCGAAGTTGACGACTTGATCATGGTCAAGGTTAACAGGATTGAAGATATGGGCGCCTACGTCTCCATCCTGGAATATAACGACATGGAGG GAATGATCCTAATGTCTGAACTGTCAAAGAGACGATTTCGAAGTGTGAACAAATTAATTCGAGTTGGAAGGCATGAAGTAGTTTTAGTCCTAAGAGTGGATAGCCAGAAGGGATACATCGATTTGTCCAAAAGGAGAGTATCGCCAAAAGATATCCTGAAATGTGAGGAACATTTTTCCAAATCGAAGAAAGTACACCAAACTGTTAGGCATGTCGCACAGAAGCATAATATGACCGTTGAGGAATTAAACAGAATAGCCATTTGGCCACTGTACAAGAAGTATGGACATGCCCTGGACGCTTTAAAAGAAGCAACTGTTAACCCGGAAGCAGTTTTTAAAGGCATAGAACTAAATGAAGATGTGAAAAATTCCCTCATGGCTGATATTCAACTTAGACTGGCCGCGCAAGCCCTAAAATTGAGAGGAAGAATTGATGTGTGGTGCTTCAGTTACGAAGGAATTGATGCTGTTAAGGaagctttaaaaaaagggaaagaagtttCCAACGATGAAGTGTCTATTAATATTAAGCTAATTGCTCCACCACAATATGTTATTGTTACATCATGTCAGGATAAGGATCTCGGAATGGCCAAAATTCAAGAGGCCATGAAAGTGATTAGCGATAAAATTAAGGAATACAAAGGAGGAGATTTTAAGCAGCAAGGAGAAATTTTGGTCATAGGAGGAGATGATGAAAAACGATTGGAAGAACTGCTGGACAAACAGGACGACCTTTCTAGTGACAATGAATACAACAGTagtgacgatgatgatgagaaCTCAAGTGATGATGAGGAGAATTCTAGCGAcatagaagaggaagaagattaa